In the genome of Desulfuromonas sp. DDH964, one region contains:
- a CDS encoding restriction endonuclease subunit S encodes MISQDNFNALLASLGFAKNKSIYSKTIGATFLSVDVTKQTIHYPESDGLLVNERQTCNFSANENFVVFECVHRLLEKGYKPEHIELEPKWKLGRGASGGRADILVKDNFGKPLLIIECKTAGSEFKKAWNKTQQDGDQLFSYAQQISETQFLCLYTSDFENAELSYQSHIIAHRDNDQYLVANPLFKTFRSVTDVKERFAVWRDTYKLDFTTKGIFEDNIQPYQIGKDKYSLADLHAISASDQQKKYHEFATILRQHNVSGRENAFDKLVNLFLCKLVDEIENPDDLKFYWKGVAYDSHFDLMDRLQQLYQSGMDKFLGEDITYINQNDVNNALRFIRQNPDATQRAVWNLFIQQKFFTNNDFSFIDVHNERLFYQNADVLLKLLQMWQDIRLTNPNGHNQFLGDMFEGFLDQGVKQSEGQFFTPMPICRFILMSLPLESLVRDNPTPPMAIDYACGAGHFLTELALQLQPLLEQHKPLVNPAEYHKSMVGIEKEYRLSKVAKVSAFMYGQQGIQVCYGDGLVNSHEAFPDIRDGHFDLLVANPPYSVRGFLETLPEEERKAYSLTDTINDAETANSIETFFVERAKQLLKSGGVAAIILPSSILSNGGSTYIRAREILLQYFDIVAIAEFGSGTFGKTGTNTVTLFLRRKPTQPDTAEHYRERVEEWFKGCATSKRKQAIYKDGHLIEQYCAHVNVPLADYQSLLRGEMEGSWKPQEHFQPYHDKFDKSTELVNLRKQKKFKALSKTEQTAEIAKRYLGFVQTIERDKLYHFCLASDQANPVLIIRSPSGTKEIKQFLGYEWSSAKGDEGIKLIEDASGKHVTALYDGPDHANPMRFTRANPAKLSGHIAANFDGTLGSIPAELSEVANPARLVDMLDFSRVVFEKQLALSVSKKIEVVSKWPLKRASDLMEIISGGTPDTGNPAYWNGDIPWLSVADFSTVDRYVSTAEKSITDEGLKDSSTKLLQMNDIIISARGTVGAMAQLTTPMAFNQSCYGLRSKTELSNDYIFYVLKREIEQLKSQSTGSKFKAIIMKTFDEVKLPVPPKDIQENLTNDCAAIDADLANQRNIVTAALDEIASSVEAVYTSTAPRIEIAKLSTNIQYGLNEKMNEAGIGYKIFRMNEIIQGRMVDNGAMKCADISAEEFAKYRLNKGDLLFNRTNSIEHVGKTGLFDLDGDYCFASYLVRVVPDTSKILPLFLVKMMNSPAYQAEAKGKASKSINQSNINATVMKNIKVPIPPLAEQKKFVAKVEALEKQIADAQAIIAAAPARKEAVMKKYL; translated from the coding sequence ATGATCAGTCAGGACAATTTCAACGCGCTGCTGGCATCCCTCGGTTTTGCCAAGAACAAATCCATTTACAGCAAGACCATTGGTGCGACCTTTTTAAGTGTCGATGTCACCAAGCAGACTATCCATTACCCAGAGTCCGACGGGCTGCTTGTCAACGAACGCCAGACCTGCAACTTCTCGGCGAATGAGAACTTTGTGGTATTCGAGTGTGTCCATCGTCTGCTGGAAAAAGGCTACAAACCGGAACACATCGAGCTGGAACCGAAATGGAAGTTGGGGCGTGGGGCTAGTGGAGGCCGGGCCGATATTCTCGTCAAGGACAATTTCGGCAAGCCGCTGCTGATCATCGAGTGCAAAACCGCCGGGTCTGAGTTCAAAAAGGCCTGGAACAAGACTCAGCAGGACGGCGACCAGCTATTCAGTTACGCCCAGCAGATCAGCGAGACCCAGTTTCTCTGCCTCTACACCTCGGATTTCGAGAACGCCGAGCTGAGTTACCAGAGCCACATCATCGCCCACCGCGACAACGATCAGTACCTGGTGGCCAACCCGCTTTTTAAAACCTTCCGCAGCGTTACCGATGTCAAGGAGCGCTTCGCGGTCTGGCGTGATACCTACAAGCTCGACTTCACCACCAAGGGGATTTTCGAGGACAACATCCAGCCCTATCAAATCGGCAAGGACAAGTATTCCCTCGCAGACCTGCACGCCATTTCCGCCTCGGACCAGCAGAAGAAATATCACGAGTTCGCCACCATCCTGCGCCAGCACAACGTCTCCGGCCGGGAAAACGCCTTCGACAAGCTGGTGAACCTGTTTCTCTGCAAACTGGTGGACGAAATCGAGAACCCTGACGACCTCAAGTTTTACTGGAAGGGCGTGGCCTATGACAGCCATTTCGACCTGATGGACCGCCTGCAGCAGCTCTACCAGTCGGGCATGGACAAGTTCCTCGGCGAGGACATCACCTACATCAACCAGAACGACGTCAATAATGCCCTGCGCTTCATCCGCCAGAACCCGGACGCCACGCAGCGGGCGGTGTGGAACCTGTTCATTCAGCAGAAGTTTTTCACCAACAACGACTTTTCCTTTATCGACGTCCACAACGAACGGCTCTTTTACCAGAATGCCGATGTGTTGCTGAAGCTCCTGCAGATGTGGCAGGACATCCGCCTGACCAATCCCAACGGTCATAATCAGTTTCTCGGCGACATGTTCGAGGGCTTCCTCGACCAGGGTGTCAAGCAGAGCGAGGGGCAATTCTTCACCCCCATGCCGATCTGCCGCTTTATCCTGATGAGCCTGCCGCTGGAAAGCCTGGTGCGCGACAACCCCACGCCGCCCATGGCTATCGACTACGCCTGCGGCGCGGGCCACTTTCTTACCGAACTGGCCTTGCAGCTACAGCCGCTGCTGGAGCAACACAAGCCCTTGGTCAATCCGGCCGAGTACCACAAGTCGATGGTCGGTATCGAAAAGGAATACCGGCTCTCCAAGGTCGCCAAGGTCTCCGCCTTCATGTACGGCCAGCAGGGCATCCAGGTCTGCTACGGCGACGGCCTGGTGAACAGCCACGAGGCCTTTCCCGATATCCGCGACGGCCATTTCGACCTGCTGGTCGCAAATCCCCCCTACAGCGTGCGCGGTTTTCTCGAAACCCTGCCCGAGGAGGAGCGCAAGGCTTATTCGCTCACCGACACCATCAACGACGCCGAGACGGCCAACAGCATCGAAACCTTCTTTGTCGAGCGCGCCAAACAGTTACTGAAAAGCGGCGGCGTAGCCGCCATCATCCTGCCCTCGTCGATCCTCTCCAACGGCGGCTCCACCTACATCCGCGCCCGCGAAATCCTGTTGCAGTATTTTGATATTGTCGCCATCGCCGAATTCGGCAGCGGCACCTTCGGCAAGACCGGCACCAACACCGTCACCCTGTTCCTGCGCCGCAAGCCGACCCAGCCCGATACCGCCGAGCACTACCGCGAGCGGGTGGAGGAATGGTTCAAGGGCTGCGCCACCAGCAAACGCAAGCAGGCGATCTACAAGGACGGCCACCTGATCGAGCAGTATTGCGCCCATGTCAATGTACCCCTGGCGGACTACCAGAGCCTGTTGCGCGGCGAGATGGAGGGGAGCTGGAAGCCGCAGGAGCATTTCCAGCCTTATCACGACAAATTCGACAAGAGCACCGAACTGGTCAACCTGCGCAAGCAGAAGAAATTTAAGGCCCTGAGCAAGACCGAGCAAACGGCGGAGATCGCCAAGCGTTACCTGGGCTTTGTGCAGACCATCGAGCGCGACAAGCTCTATCACTTCTGCCTTGCCTCGGATCAGGCCAACCCGGTGCTGATTATCCGCAGCCCCTCCGGCACGAAGGAGATCAAACAGTTCCTCGGCTATGAATGGTCCAGCGCCAAGGGGGATGAAGGCATCAAGCTGATCGAAGACGCCAGCGGTAAGCACGTCACTGCGCTTTACGACGGCCCGGACCACGCCAACCCGATGCGCTTTACCCGCGCCAACCCGGCCAAGCTCAGCGGCCACATTGCCGCGAATTTCGATGGCACGCTTGGGTCTATTCCGGCTGAATTGAGCGAGGTGGCCAACCCGGCTCGGCTGGTGGATATGTTGGATTTTTCGCGGGTTGTTTTTGAAAAACAACTAGCTCTCTCCGTCAGTAAGAAGATTGAAGTTGTCAGCAAGTGGCCACTGAAAAGAGCTTCTGATTTGATGGAAATCATTAGCGGAGGTACGCCTGACACCGGAAACCCAGCGTACTGGAACGGCGACATTCCCTGGTTGAGTGTGGCCGATTTCAGCACGGTTGACCGCTATGTCTCGACGGCAGAGAAAAGCATTACTGATGAGGGGCTGAAAGATAGTAGTACCAAGCTCCTTCAGATGAACGACATCATTATTTCGGCCCGTGGCACTGTTGGTGCCATGGCACAGCTCACAACTCCCATGGCCTTCAACCAGTCATGCTATGGTTTACGTTCAAAAACGGAGTTATCCAACGACTATATTTTTTACGTCCTGAAACGCGAAATTGAACAGCTAAAGTCTCAGTCTACCGGCAGCAAGTTCAAAGCCATCATCATGAAGACATTTGATGAGGTTAAGTTGCCCGTTCCGCCGAAGGATATTCAGGAAAACCTGACTAACGACTGCGCGGCGATTGACGCTGATTTGGCTAACCAACGTAATATTGTCACCGCCGCTTTAGATGAAATTGCCTCGTCTGTTGAAGCTGTCTATACCTCCACCGCACCCCGCATCGAAATTGCCAAGCTGAGCACCAACATCCAATATGGCCTGAACGAAAAGATGAACGAGGCCGGTATCGGCTACAAAATCTTCCGCATGAACGAGATCATCCAGGGGCGGATGGTGGACAACGGCGCGATGAAGTGCGCCGACATCAGCGCCGAGGAGTTCGCCAAGTACCGGCTCAACAAGGGCGACTTGCTTTTCAATCGCACCAACAGCATCGAGCATGTCGGCAAGACCGGCCTCTTCGATCTGGACGGCGACTACTGTTTTGCCTCCTACCTGGTTCGGGTAGTGCCAGACACCAGCAAGATACTGCCGCTGTTTCTGGTAAAAATGATGAACTCCCCGGCCTACCAAGCTGAGGCCAAGGGCAAGGCTTCCAAGTCGATCAACCAGTCCAATATCAACGCCACCGTGATGAAGAACATCAAGGTACCGATCCCGCCCCTGGCTGAACAGAAGAAATTCGTCGCCAAGGTCGAAGCCCTGGAAAAACAGATCGCCGACGCCCAGGCCATCATCGCCGCCGCCCCCGCCCGCAAAGAGGCGGTGATGAAAAAGTATCTGTGA
- a CDS encoding helix-turn-helix domain-containing protein, protein MDKIDKWLTIDELASYIKMSRTKLYGMAQRGEIPASKIGTQWRFDREEIDQWMKAHATGKGGAKE, encoded by the coding sequence ATGGATAAAATCGACAAATGGCTGACGATTGATGAGCTGGCAAGCTACATCAAAATGAGCCGGACCAAGCTCTACGGCATGGCCCAGCGTGGCGAAATACCCGCTTCGAAGATCGGCACCCAGTGGCGTTTCGACCGGGAGGAGATCGATCAGTGGATGAAGGCGCACGCGACCGGCAAGGGGGGAGCCAAGGAATGA
- the smpB gene encoding SsrA-binding protein SmpB: MGIKIIASNKKAYHDYFIDEVFEAGIVLMGTEVKSIRLGKVNLKEAFCRIKDGEVFINNMNISPYEQGNRENPGDPTRVRKLLLHKSEIEKLWRFSEQKGLTLVPTKIYLKESRVKVEIGVGRGKKLHDKRETLKQKEAVREMAKVIKDRDR, translated from the coding sequence ATGGGCATCAAGATCATCGCCAGCAACAAGAAGGCGTATCACGACTACTTTATCGACGAGGTCTTCGAGGCTGGTATCGTGCTCATGGGGACCGAGGTCAAGTCGATCCGGCTTGGCAAGGTCAACCTCAAGGAGGCCTTCTGTCGCATCAAGGACGGCGAAGTCTTCATCAACAACATGAATATCAGCCCCTACGAGCAGGGAAACCGGGAGAATCCCGGCGACCCGACCCGGGTGCGCAAGCTGCTCCTGCACAAGAGTGAGATCGAAAAGCTCTGGCGCTTCAGCGAGCAGAAGGGGCTGACCCTGGTCCCGACCAAAATCTATCTCAAGGAGAGCCGGGTCAAGGTCGAGATCGGCGTCGGTCGCGGCAAGAAGCTGCATGACAAGCGCGAGACCCTCAAGCAGAAGGAAGCGGTACGGGAGATGGCCAAGGTGATCAAGGACCGCGACCGCTGA
- a CDS encoding SoxR reducing system RseC family protein gives MIEEVGSVVELKGKGIATVLCEKQSFCDHCASMESCQVGSDGRSRMVEALNLLGARVGDRVKLATSSRTFLQSSFILYIVPLLFLLLGAVSGKFLGGYLKIPLDPDLLAAIIGIAFLCGSFVLIRVGSRAIPRDLTMPRVVEILQED, from the coding sequence ATGATCGAGGAAGTCGGCAGCGTCGTTGAATTGAAAGGGAAGGGGATCGCCACGGTGCTCTGTGAAAAGCAGAGCTTCTGTGACCATTGTGCCTCGATGGAGAGCTGCCAGGTCGGCAGCGACGGTCGTAGCCGCATGGTCGAGGCTCTCAACCTCCTTGGCGCCAGGGTCGGGGACCGGGTAAAACTGGCCACCAGTTCCCGGACATTCCTCCAGTCCTCCTTTATCCTCTATATCGTGCCGCTCCTCTTTCTCCTCCTTGGCGCGGTGAGCGGCAAATTCTTGGGCGGCTATCTAAAGATTCCTCTCGACCCCGACCTGCTGGCGGCCATCATCGGCATCGCCTTTCTCTGTGGCTCCTTTGTCCTGATCCGGGTCGGCTCCCGCGCCATTCCCCGGGATCTCACCATGCCCCGTGTGGTGGAAATTCTCCAGGAAGACTGA
- a CDS encoding amidohydrolase family protein, with the protein MKSPRLFLARTLLPMVAPPLDDGALCVRAGRLVAVGRRRELLREFPDAAVTDFGDAILLPPLINAHTHLELTNFPDWATAAGETRAAANFVDWILKVVKVKRTLPREAYTTSLAEGIRRSLQTGTGAVGDILSHFPARQAYAGSPLRGRIFLELLGRTRDRFEPLLSEATRILGEVPPGHPAYGLSPHSPYTLDAEYLRQSLDLGRQQSVPVMIHLAESAEESAFFRDLSGPLAQRFYPLAGWGNLLPPAAGVSPVAYLQGLGGLHPGVLLVHGVQVDDSDIQLIARSGARVVLCPHSNARLDVGRAPLAKYLAAGLLPALGSDSLASNSTLSIWDELAFARSWFGDDASPQQLLEMAILGGSHALDLQGEMGALAVGWGAHFQALRPTSTPAMGEMYDYLCSGCGADLFQLYLDGQETLPSRN; encoded by the coding sequence ATGAAAAGCCCCCGACTTTTCCTGGCCCGCACCCTGCTGCCGATGGTCGCTCCACCGCTAGACGATGGCGCCCTCTGCGTCCGTGCCGGGCGCCTGGTCGCCGTCGGTCGCCGCCGGGAGCTGCTGCGAGAGTTTCCCGACGCCGCGGTTACCGATTTCGGTGACGCCATCCTGCTGCCGCCCCTGATCAACGCCCATACCCATCTTGAACTGACCAATTTCCCCGACTGGGCCACGGCTGCCGGGGAGACTCGCGCGGCCGCCAATTTTGTCGACTGGATCCTCAAGGTGGTGAAGGTCAAGCGCACCCTCCCCAGGGAAGCCTACACCACCTCCCTCGCCGAAGGAATCCGGCGCTCCCTGCAGACCGGCACCGGTGCCGTCGGCGACATTCTCAGCCACTTCCCGGCGCGCCAGGCCTATGCCGGTTCTCCCCTGCGGGGGCGGATCTTCCTCGAACTGCTCGGGCGCACCCGGGACCGCTTCGAGCCGTTGCTAAGCGAGGCAACCCGCATCCTCGGTGAAGTTCCGCCCGGGCATCCGGCTTATGGTCTCTCCCCCCACTCTCCCTACACCCTCGATGCCGAGTACCTGCGGCAAAGCCTCGACCTCGGTCGCCAGCAGTCGGTTCCGGTCATGATTCACCTGGCCGAGTCTGCAGAAGAATCCGCATTTTTCCGTGATCTGAGCGGGCCCCTGGCGCAGCGTTTTTATCCCCTTGCCGGCTGGGGTAACCTGCTCCCCCCGGCGGCAGGCGTTTCGCCCGTCGCTTACCTTCAGGGGCTTGGCGGTCTGCATCCCGGGGTATTGCTGGTGCACGGCGTGCAGGTCGATGACAGCGACATTCAGCTCATTGCCAGGAGCGGGGCACGGGTGGTGCTCTGCCCGCACTCCAACGCCCGGCTCGACGTCGGCAGGGCGCCTCTCGCAAAATACCTGGCCGCCGGCCTTCTGCCGGCCTTGGGAAGTGACAGCCTCGCCAGCAACTCAACGCTGTCGATCTGGGACGAACTTGCCTTTGCCCGCAGCTGGTTCGGCGACGATGCCAGCCCGCAGCAGCTGCTCGAGATGGCGATCCTCGGCGGCAGCCACGCCCTCGACCTGCAGGGAGAAATGGGCGCTCTGGCAGTAGGGTGGGGCGCTCACTTTCAGGCGCTGCGGCCAACCTCGACGCCGGCCATGGGAGAGATGTATGATTATCTCTGCAGCGGCTGCGGCGCGGATCTCTTTCAGCTTTACCTCGACGGTCAGGAAACCTTGCCAAGCAGAAACTGA